Proteins co-encoded in one Cydia strobilella chromosome 14, ilCydStro3.1, whole genome shotgun sequence genomic window:
- the LOC134747304 gene encoding SWI/SNF-related matrix-associated actin-dependent regulator of chromatin subfamily E member 1 isoform X9, protein MATPANYKQNTSMSMPSPQSNPQSARRATSGAAQGAQAGKDDKTSPFVSTLHSHPGFQPQKIGKGAVAGAGLPKPPKPPEKPLMPYMRYSRRVWDSVKAAHPDLKLWEIGRIIGGMWRDLPESEKAVFVDEYEAEKAEYEKSLKAYHNSPAYQAYIAAKNKAVVVGNLEEESSSKKGSSQKEQQQQDRRIDIQPAEDEEDQDEGLSVKHIAYARYLRNHRLINEIFSDTVVPDVRSVVTTARMQILKKQVQSLTMHQKKLEDELQQIEEKFEAKKRKFIESSDAFQEELKKHCKPAVDDETFQRMVERALEQMRRGINPATQALVSVERKDEPMDQDQNVIKQESNGPNPPTQVDKVSTTEVKPDGGNVTTELNKTEPDVKKEENGHAEEGERKEPAPDVKSEQHAPAPAPAQHAAMMMAPNPNPNPNPTAPHGPPPPGAVGYAYGPRYYPGYPQFPAGYPPRPYLPEHYHPHHPQPDYPTEEPPAKKEVE, encoded by the exons ATGGCTACACCAGCGAACTACAAACAAAACACATCAATGTCGATGCCAAGTCCTCAAAGCAATCCGc AGAGCGCGCGGCGCGCCACGTCGGGGGCGGCGCAGGGCGCTCAAGCAGGCAAGGATGATAAGACCAGCCCCTTTGTATCCACCTTGCATTCACACCCTGGATTTCAACCGCAGAAGATTGGGAAAGGAGCTGTTGCG GGCGCCGGCCTGCCCAAGCCCCCGAAGCCTCCAGAAAAGCCCCTCATGCCATACATGCGCTACTCTCGCCGCGTCTGGGACAGTGTGAAAGCGGCCCATCCGGACCTCAAACTGTGGGAGATCGGCCGCATCATTGGAGGCATGTGGAGGGATCTCCCGGAGTCAGAGAAGGCTGTGTTTGTTGATGAATATGAAGCGGAGAAG GCGGAGTACGAAAAGAGCCTGAAGGCGTACCACAACTCACCCGCCTACCAGGCATACATCGCGGCCAAAAATAAGGCCGTAG TAGTAGGGAACTTGGAGGAGGAGAGTTCCAGTAAAAAAGGAAGCTCGCAGAAGGAGCAGCAACAGCAAGACAGACGGATTGATATTCAGCCTGCAGAGGATGAGGAGG ACCAAGACGAAGGTCTATCAGTGAAGCACATCGCCTACGCGCGTTACTTACGCAATCATCGTCTCATCAACGAGATATTCAGCGATACGGTCGTTCCCGATGTTCGCTCCGTTGTCACCACGGCCAGAATGCAG ATCCTGAAAAAGCAAGTGCAGTCTCTGACGATGCACCAAAAGAAGCTGGAAGATGAGCTCCAGCAAATCGAGGAGAAGTTCGAGGCCAAGAAACGCAAGTTCATTGAGAGCAGCGACGCCTTCCAGGAGGAACTGAAAAAG CACTGCAAACCGGCCGTGGACGACGAGACCTTCCAACGCATGGTGGAGCGCGCCCTGGAGCAGATGCGGCGCGGGATCAACCCCGCCACGCAGGCCCTAGTCAGTGTCGAGAGGAAGGATGAG CCCATGGATCAAGACCAAAACGTCATCAAACAAGAAAGCAACGGGCCCAACCCCCCCACTCAGGTCGATAAGGTGTCTACTACTGAAGTGAAACCAGACGGCGGCAATGTCACCACAGAGTTGAATAAGACCGAGCCTGATGTGAAGAAAGAAGAAAATGGACATGCTGAAGAAG GAGAGCGCAAGGAGCCAGCGCCCGACGTGAAGAGCGAGCAGCACGCGCCCGCCCCTGCGCCCGCGCAGCACG CAGCTATGATGATGGCGCCGAATCCGAACCCGAACCCGAACCCAACCGCGCCGCACGGACCCCCGCCGCCCGGAG CGGTGGGGTACGCGTACGGGCCGCGCTACTACCCGGGCTACCCGCAGTTCCCGGCCGGCTACCCGCCGCGGCCCTACCTGCCCGAGCACTACCACCCGCACCACCCGCAGCCGGACTACCCGA CCGAGGAGCCGCCTGCAAAGAAAGAGGTCGAATGA
- the LOC134747304 gene encoding SWI/SNF-related matrix-associated actin-dependent regulator of chromatin subfamily E member 1 isoform X1, translating into MATPANYKQNTSMSMPSPQSNPHYMIAGPPMSFGMMKGGMNAPPHHNPYQYHPQYQGGPPMGHGGGYGWQPAPQQPRFGAESARRATSGAAQGAQAGKDDKTSPFVSTLHSHPGFQPQKIGKGAVAGAGLPKPPKPPEKPLMPYMRYSRRVWDSVKAAHPDLKLWEIGRIIGGMWRDLPESEKAVFVDEYEAEKAEYEKSLKAYHNSPAYQAYIAAKNKAVVVGNLEEESSSKKGSSQKEQQQQDRRIDIQPAEDEEDQDEGLSVKHIAYARYLRNHRLINEIFSDTVVPDVRSVVTTARMQILKKQVQSLTMHQKKLEDELQQIEEKFEAKKRKFIESSDAFQEELKKHCKPAVDDETFQRMVERALEQMRRGINPATQALVSVERKDEPMDQDQNVIKQESNGPNPPTQVDKVSTTEVKPDGGNVTTELNKTEPDVKKEENGHAEEGERKEPAPDVKSEQHAPAPAPAQHAAMMMAPNPNPNPNPTAPHGPPPPGAVGYAYGPRYYPGYPQFPAGYPPRPYLPEHYHPHHPQPDYPTEEPPAKKEVE; encoded by the exons ATGGCTACACCAGCGAACTACAAACAAAACACATCAATGTCGATGCCAAGTCCTCAAAGCAATCCGc ACTACATGATTGCGGGGCCCCCAATGAGTTTCGGTATGATGAAAG GCGGTATGAATGCACCGCCACACCATAACCCATACCAGTACCACCCGCAATACCAAGGTGGTCCCCCGATGGGCCATGGGGGCGGGTATGGATGGCAACCCGCACCGCAACAACCCCGTTTCGGTGCAGAGAGCGCGCGGCGCGCCACGTCGGGGGCGGCGCAGGGCGCTCAAGCAGGCAAGGATGATAAGACCAGCCCCTTTGTATCCACCTTGCATTCACACCCTGGATTTCAACCGCAGAAGATTGGGAAAGGAGCTGTTGCG GGCGCCGGCCTGCCCAAGCCCCCGAAGCCTCCAGAAAAGCCCCTCATGCCATACATGCGCTACTCTCGCCGCGTCTGGGACAGTGTGAAAGCGGCCCATCCGGACCTCAAACTGTGGGAGATCGGCCGCATCATTGGAGGCATGTGGAGGGATCTCCCGGAGTCAGAGAAGGCTGTGTTTGTTGATGAATATGAAGCGGAGAAG GCGGAGTACGAAAAGAGCCTGAAGGCGTACCACAACTCACCCGCCTACCAGGCATACATCGCGGCCAAAAATAAGGCCGTAG TAGTAGGGAACTTGGAGGAGGAGAGTTCCAGTAAAAAAGGAAGCTCGCAGAAGGAGCAGCAACAGCAAGACAGACGGATTGATATTCAGCCTGCAGAGGATGAGGAGG ACCAAGACGAAGGTCTATCAGTGAAGCACATCGCCTACGCGCGTTACTTACGCAATCATCGTCTCATCAACGAGATATTCAGCGATACGGTCGTTCCCGATGTTCGCTCCGTTGTCACCACGGCCAGAATGCAG ATCCTGAAAAAGCAAGTGCAGTCTCTGACGATGCACCAAAAGAAGCTGGAAGATGAGCTCCAGCAAATCGAGGAGAAGTTCGAGGCCAAGAAACGCAAGTTCATTGAGAGCAGCGACGCCTTCCAGGAGGAACTGAAAAAG CACTGCAAACCGGCCGTGGACGACGAGACCTTCCAACGCATGGTGGAGCGCGCCCTGGAGCAGATGCGGCGCGGGATCAACCCCGCCACGCAGGCCCTAGTCAGTGTCGAGAGGAAGGATGAG CCCATGGATCAAGACCAAAACGTCATCAAACAAGAAAGCAACGGGCCCAACCCCCCCACTCAGGTCGATAAGGTGTCTACTACTGAAGTGAAACCAGACGGCGGCAATGTCACCACAGAGTTGAATAAGACCGAGCCTGATGTGAAGAAAGAAGAAAATGGACATGCTGAAGAAG GAGAGCGCAAGGAGCCAGCGCCCGACGTGAAGAGCGAGCAGCACGCGCCCGCCCCTGCGCCCGCGCAGCACG CAGCTATGATGATGGCGCCGAATCCGAACCCGAACCCGAACCCAACCGCGCCGCACGGACCCCCGCCGCCCGGAG CGGTGGGGTACGCGTACGGGCCGCGCTACTACCCGGGCTACCCGCAGTTCCCGGCCGGCTACCCGCCGCGGCCCTACCTGCCCGAGCACTACCACCCGCACCACCCGCAGCCGGACTACCCGA CCGAGGAGCCGCCTGCAAAGAAAGAGGTCGAATGA
- the LOC134747304 gene encoding SWI/SNF-related matrix-associated actin-dependent regulator of chromatin subfamily E member 1 isoform X6 — MATPANYKQNTSMSMPSPQSNPHYMIAGPPMSFGMMKGGMNAPPHHNPYQYHPQYQGGPPMGHGGGYGWQPAPQQPRFGAESARRATSGAAQGAQAGKDDKTSPFVSTLHSHPGFQPQKIGKGAVAGAGLPKPPKPPEKPLMPYMRYSRRVWDSVKAAHPDLKLWEIGRIIGGMWRDLPESEKAVFVDEYEAEKAEYEKSLKAYHNSPAYQAYIAAKNKAVVVGNLEEESSSKKGSSQKEQQQQDRRIDIQPAEDEEDQDEGLSVKHIAYARYLRNHRLINEIFSDTVVPDVRSVVTTARMQILKKQVQSLTMHQKKLEDELQQIEEKFEAKKRKFIESSDAFQEELKKHCKPAVDDETFQRMVERALEQMRRGINPATQALVSVERKDEPMDQDQNVIKQESNGPNPPTQVDKVSTTEVKPDGGNVTTELNKTEPDVKKEENGHAEEGERKEPAPDVKSEQHAPAPAPAQHAAMMMAPNPNPNPNPTAPHGPPPPGAEEPPAKKEVE; from the exons ATGGCTACACCAGCGAACTACAAACAAAACACATCAATGTCGATGCCAAGTCCTCAAAGCAATCCGc ACTACATGATTGCGGGGCCCCCAATGAGTTTCGGTATGATGAAAG GCGGTATGAATGCACCGCCACACCATAACCCATACCAGTACCACCCGCAATACCAAGGTGGTCCCCCGATGGGCCATGGGGGCGGGTATGGATGGCAACCCGCACCGCAACAACCCCGTTTCGGTGCAGAGAGCGCGCGGCGCGCCACGTCGGGGGCGGCGCAGGGCGCTCAAGCAGGCAAGGATGATAAGACCAGCCCCTTTGTATCCACCTTGCATTCACACCCTGGATTTCAACCGCAGAAGATTGGGAAAGGAGCTGTTGCG GGCGCCGGCCTGCCCAAGCCCCCGAAGCCTCCAGAAAAGCCCCTCATGCCATACATGCGCTACTCTCGCCGCGTCTGGGACAGTGTGAAAGCGGCCCATCCGGACCTCAAACTGTGGGAGATCGGCCGCATCATTGGAGGCATGTGGAGGGATCTCCCGGAGTCAGAGAAGGCTGTGTTTGTTGATGAATATGAAGCGGAGAAG GCGGAGTACGAAAAGAGCCTGAAGGCGTACCACAACTCACCCGCCTACCAGGCATACATCGCGGCCAAAAATAAGGCCGTAG TAGTAGGGAACTTGGAGGAGGAGAGTTCCAGTAAAAAAGGAAGCTCGCAGAAGGAGCAGCAACAGCAAGACAGACGGATTGATATTCAGCCTGCAGAGGATGAGGAGG ACCAAGACGAAGGTCTATCAGTGAAGCACATCGCCTACGCGCGTTACTTACGCAATCATCGTCTCATCAACGAGATATTCAGCGATACGGTCGTTCCCGATGTTCGCTCCGTTGTCACCACGGCCAGAATGCAG ATCCTGAAAAAGCAAGTGCAGTCTCTGACGATGCACCAAAAGAAGCTGGAAGATGAGCTCCAGCAAATCGAGGAGAAGTTCGAGGCCAAGAAACGCAAGTTCATTGAGAGCAGCGACGCCTTCCAGGAGGAACTGAAAAAG CACTGCAAACCGGCCGTGGACGACGAGACCTTCCAACGCATGGTGGAGCGCGCCCTGGAGCAGATGCGGCGCGGGATCAACCCCGCCACGCAGGCCCTAGTCAGTGTCGAGAGGAAGGATGAG CCCATGGATCAAGACCAAAACGTCATCAAACAAGAAAGCAACGGGCCCAACCCCCCCACTCAGGTCGATAAGGTGTCTACTACTGAAGTGAAACCAGACGGCGGCAATGTCACCACAGAGTTGAATAAGACCGAGCCTGATGTGAAGAAAGAAGAAAATGGACATGCTGAAGAAG GAGAGCGCAAGGAGCCAGCGCCCGACGTGAAGAGCGAGCAGCACGCGCCCGCCCCTGCGCCCGCGCAGCACG CAGCTATGATGATGGCGCCGAATCCGAACCCGAACCCGAACCCAACCGCGCCGCACGGACCCCCGCCGCCCGGAG CCGAGGAGCCGCCTGCAAAGAAAGAGGTCGAATGA